The genomic segment GGATACGTTCCGACTGTAGACAAACTACTTTATCTATAAACGAAAAAAACAGCTCTTCTATTGGTGAAGGGCTGTTTTTTTGTGGCTGTAGTGGAGGGAAGAAGCGCATTTCCAGTCTACGCTTCGGCCTCCGCCCCGCAAGGGGTAGGAACTGGCCGCTCCGGGCTGAATGTCGGGAGCCGCTTCAAAAGTAGCGGTTTCGATGAGGAGTATGCAGAGTTGAAGCTAAAACCACTCCCTCCATTCAGCCCTCCGCTTTGTCGGGCTCCAGAGGCGCTTGGACTGGAAATGCACTTCTTCCACGCGGCTTTTCATATAACGTCAAGCTTACACTACAAAATCCCAATGATCACAAGAACTACACCGTGCATACCTAATAGCACCATGCGCAGCCAGCCGAATGACTGTTTCAACTGACTATCCCGAATCGGAAAGATCGAATACCCGTTGCGCTTTTGCTGATGCCGCCAGAGGCTGCCGATCTGGCTAGCCGTCATGAACAGAAAAAGCAGGCCGGCAATGATTTTTGCATATGGGCCTGGCAAAATCAGGACCACGAAGCCTGAAAGCAGGATGAGTCTGAAGTACATACCCGCAAAGTCACCGGATCGAATAAATTTTTTGGCAAACAAATGACGTCCTGCTGTTGATTGACGGTAAGGCAGCAGCTTCGTCAGGGCAATGAGCCACGAGCGTGACTTCACTTGGTGCTGCATGGCAGGGACATCCCTGAAGTTGTTCACGAACTGGTAAAAGCGGTTACGCAAGCCGTTTTCCATTGCCAGCAGGCGATACCATTGTACGGAATGTTTTTTCTTATAGGTCAACATTCGCGAATGGAGCCAGATCAAGAGCGCAGCGCAGATCAGTACACCAAATGGGATCATACCCAAGCGTAAGAATTGTCCTTCACTCAAGACCCAAGCGAGGAGGATATACGAAAAGACAAATCGAGCGAGTGTATAGAATCCGATCTTCTTCTGATCTGGCAAACGTAAGAACGTCCAACTGCTGTAAATATTCCAGCCCTTCAAGAGCAGGGGAACGCCCCAATAAACCCACAGCTGCACGCCTTGAGCGCCTACGACCCCTGTATACATAGGCATGAGCAGGAGCAGGACGATAAATACCACCATGCTCTGAATGGCAAAATTGTAAACGAGCGCCTTGCGGAAATAGCGATCCAGTCTTACTTCATGCGGAGTCAAAAAAAGCAAATCCGCTTCCAGCAAAAACGTGCGCAGGGGGCTTCTCACCACGACAAAAGCAATCACGAGGGCCATGGCATACGGCAAAGGGAACCAGGGTGGAATCATCGCGATGATGCTGCGGTAGTAGAAGGCGAGCAACCCCATCAAAAAGATCCCGACGAACGCCAAACCGCCATTCGCCATGTATTGGGCATACCGAATGAATTCTACTGAAAAGGCATGGAACCGTTTGCGAAATAATTGATCTACGTCTATTTTCACTGGCCGTCATCCTCTACGATATGCAAGTATATGTCGTCCAAGGAGCTATCTGGGAGCCCTGTAATACGACGAAGCTCCTCTAGCGTTCCTTGTGCTCTAATCTCGCCTTTGTGCAAAATGATGAATCGGTCACAATGCTTCTCGGCAGTCGCTAAAATATGTGTGGACATCAAAATGCCAGCCCCTTGCTCCTTGCAATGGTTCAACCACGTGAGAAGAGAACGAATCCCCAGAGGGTCCAGACCCAGGATCGGTTCATCCACGATGTACAGAGGCGGTTGTACGAGCAATGCCATCATGATCATGAGCTTTTGTCTCATCCCTTTGGAAAACTGCTGGGGAAATCGGTCTTTCATTTCTTCCATGCGGAATTCCTTTAAGAGAGGACGTGCTCGTTCATAAAAAACATCCTGGTCTAGTCCATGGCTCATGGCCATTAACTCGATATGCTCCCACAACGTAAGCTCTTCATAATAAATGGGAGACTCGGGAATATACCCGTAAGACAAGCGATAGTTTTCGGGGTCTGATTGAAAAGTCTTCCCCGCAATGCTGATTTCACCTGCGATTGGTTCCAAGAGTCCTAAGATATGCTTGATTGTCGTGCTTTTGCCTGCGCCATTCAGCCCGATTAGCGCCACAATTTCTTTTTCGCGTATGTGAAAGGAGACGTCTTTAATTACAGCGTGGTTGTAAGAGTACCCACCCGTTACCCCTTTTACCTCCAACAAGGTTGTCATGGTATCCTCCTTTGTGAATAAACGGTCATGTCCCCATTTATTTGAGAGAAATGCTAGATAGTCTTCCATCTATTTTAGCTGAATTCAGGATTTGGAAATACATTTGTTTGCCGCCTTTTTTTACACGAGACTGAACAAAGAGGGATAACCGTACAAGCAATGCTCCTCTCCGCTACATAAACAAGTAGTATAAAGGACGGACGGGGGAGGTGTAATCTATGACAGCAGGACCATATGAAAATCAGAAAGATATGGATCAGCATATACAGCGCATCTATTTGAAATTAGACAAATTCGAAGAACGAATCGATCATCTTGAGGGACAAATGATAGTAGTCACGAAGTGGTTGGAACGAATTGAACATCGATTGGGACGCATGGAGGATGTGCGTTATGATGTACTGCAAGTTTTGAACAAGCTGCAGACTGAGTTAGAAACGAAAGTAGAGAAGACGGAAAAAGACAAAGATATTATTTTGCAGTTACTGTCTAACGATAATCGGGACAAGGAAGCACTCGCTCAGTTTATGGAAGTAGAAAAAGACAGGAAACAAGAACGCTTTTTACAGGTTTGGGCAGTTTTAGGTCCTGTCATCGCCTCCGTTCTCTCCTCTTTTTTTACCCGATTTTTTATGTAGCGCATAATATGTTTAGAATGTGGAAAAGTTGTGTAATACGCTTTCCATTTTTCTACCGTAACTTCTTTCTATACTTGGAGGGCAGATTATAGAAAGAGAGGATATCCAAGTGAAGAAGTTTGATATTTCCATGCTTTCGGTTGCCATATTATTAACAGGGTTAGCTGTTTTAGGTTTTTATCAATCATGGGCAAAAGGCAATGACCCTGTATTGGTAACGGCTGGCGATACCTCCATTACACAAAATCAGCTTTACAGTGAAATGAAGAAAATGTACGGAAAACCAATGATACATGAACTTGTTGCGGAAGCCTTAATCAAGCAGGAAGCCAAGGCGCAAAACCTCGCGGTGTCGCAAGAAGATATGGATAAAGAGATTGATTCGATGAAACAACAGGTAGGTTCACCTGAGGCATTCCAAAACTACTTGAAAAGTATGGGAATGACCGAGGCCCAGCTGCGGGATAAGTTGCACGTGCTCATGACACGGGATAAGTTGTTGGATAAAGCATTCCCGGTTACCGAGGAGCAAATCAAAACCTATTATGATACAAATAAAGAACAGCTGGGGTCACCGGCACCTGAGTTTGATAAAGTGAAAGATCAGATCAAGATGATGCTGACTGACCAAAATCGCAGTCAGAACTACGGTACCTGGTTAAATACGCTTCAGGAAAAACACAAAGTAGAATGGCACGACCCGTCCTTTGACGATGCACCATTGCCAGGTGATGCACAAACACCTGCTCCATAGTGTAGAACTTATTCTAAAGACCTTGTCCTCTTAAATGAGTGCGAGGTCTTTTTCTGTGAAAACGATCATGACCGTTTTGTTTAGTAATGGGAGCAATCGGAGAAACTGTGGTCATAATTGCCGATGTGAGGAGCAATCCGAATGGCTCAGATTGGTTGCAGCTTAGATGACAACGTTCACTATATAAAAGAATCGCTCGGATACAGCAATGACATAGTGATTCGTGAGGTAATCCTAAATAGCCTAAAACCTGTTAGGGGAGCTGTCTTGTATACGGATGGCATGGTCGATTCGTATCTGGTACAAGCCGTATTAATCGATAGCCTTTTATACAAAATGCGCTTGAAGGAATGGGAAGGGATACACGAAGACGAGTTCGTTCCCTTTTTAAAAGAATCCGTCCTGACCGTAGGGGATATGGGGGATGTATTCGACTTTCCTACATTGTTTACAGCGTTGCTGTCCGGCTGTGTCATCATTCTCGTGGATGGCTGCTCGCAAGGAATTCATATCGGTTTGCAGGAGTGGAAGGATCGAGGAGTCACCGAGCCGTCATCGCAAACAGTCATTCGTGGTCCGCGGGAAAGCTTCACGGAGACACTTCGCACGAATATTACGCTGCTGCGGAGACGGATTTCCAGTGAAAAGCTGTGGATTGAAATCAACCGAATCGGCAAGGAAACCAAGACAGAAGTCGCAGTTGTGTATATGAAAGGGATTGTAGAAGAAGATGTTGTAGAAGAAGTACGCAATAGACTGGATCGAATCAGCATCGATGGCATCATGGAAAGTGGAATGATTGAGGAGCTGATTCAGGACGAAGCCTACACGCCTTTCCCCACCATCTCTAACTCGGAGCGCCCGGATGTAGTGGCCGC from the Brevibacillus brevis genome contains:
- a CDS encoding SurA N-terminal domain-containing protein codes for the protein MKKFDISMLSVAILLTGLAVLGFYQSWAKGNDPVLVTAGDTSITQNQLYSEMKKMYGKPMIHELVAEALIKQEAKAQNLAVSQEDMDKEIDSMKQQVGSPEAFQNYLKSMGMTEAQLRDKLHVLMTRDKLLDKAFPVTEEQIKTYYDTNKEQLGSPAPEFDKVKDQIKMMLTDQNRSQNYGTWLNTLQEKHKVEWHDPSFDDAPLPGDAQTPAP
- a CDS encoding ABC transporter permease; its protein translation is MKIDVDQLFRKRFHAFSVEFIRYAQYMANGGLAFVGIFLMGLLAFYYRSIIAMIPPWFPLPYAMALVIAFVVVRSPLRTFLLEADLLFLTPHEVRLDRYFRKALVYNFAIQSMVVFIVLLLLMPMYTGVVGAQGVQLWVYWGVPLLLKGWNIYSSWTFLRLPDQKKIGFYTLARFVFSYILLAWVLSEGQFLRLGMIPFGVLICAALLIWLHSRMLTYKKKHSVQWYRLLAMENGLRNRFYQFVNNFRDVPAMQHQVKSRSWLIALTKLLPYRQSTAGRHLFAKKFIRSGDFAGMYFRLILLSGFVVLILPGPYAKIIAGLLFLFMTASQIGSLWRHQQKRNGYSIFPIRDSQLKQSFGWLRMVLLGMHGVVLVIIGIL
- a CDS encoding ABC transporter ATP-binding protein gives rise to the protein MTTLLEVKGVTGGYSYNHAVIKDVSFHIREKEIVALIGLNGAGKSTTIKHILGLLEPIAGEISIAGKTFQSDPENYRLSYGYIPESPIYYEELTLWEHIELMAMSHGLDQDVFYERARPLLKEFRMEEMKDRFPQQFSKGMRQKLMIMMALLVQPPLYIVDEPILGLDPLGIRSLLTWLNHCKEQGAGILMSTHILATAEKHCDRFIILHKGEIRAQGTLEELRRITGLPDSSLDDIYLHIVEDDGQ